From a region of the Streptococcus ruminantium genome:
- a CDS encoding SNF2-related protein, translated as MSRMMPGRIRQEGIDLYEAGHLTVLRSEKGKMELDIAGERFVYGDEDSDLQCSCQLFQNKGYCQHLAATEYFLKNDASGKNMSQSLKEEGKNHKETVRRTYFGGLFLDEILRPKPEIGIKYRLSVEGSLLLYERQIDWTLKIIRLPDKRSYIIRDIGAFLRLVKISGQYQIGKNYYEQIFYENFDESSQAVLDFLWTLVPEKASLDSNILIHFGRHFRLPQAYFEEGVGLLCQLEGFTFTYQQQTYHSLMVLPLTAMAGLYHFEVTVHTHMIEMVIHEKPIRSLFQGRYLLMDGVIYSVHRQQETLIRHLSELVPTESGLKKVQVDFQDQDRLALSLLDLQTVGTVKAPKRFIIHDFEPEFHIEMEKNGSLTLQLVLDFAGRKVRSEEDLARLPFASHFQHLESIHQAISLAGFRGKYLAQRPPLSQQELYPFFHQQLPILQKMGQVYLAEAVQSLLIEAKPQLEVVRNGSLLDISFDLSGIEQAEIDQAIIALLNQEDYYTSSSGRVLVFDEETKKISQTLLNLRARFGQQGQVQVHALAGYQLAQSLSGFEQASFSKEFQEMAAYLANPDNFPLPELDVIVPLRDYQQTGVKWLSMLDTYGFGGILADDMGLGKTLQAIAFLTSRLTEDSKVLILAPSSLIYNWQDECKKFAPNLDVVVVHGTKEQREALIAAKHQIMVTSYPSFRQDVSLYKQTQFDYLILDEAQVMKNAQSKIAQLLREFEVGNCFALSGTPIENHLTELWSIFQIVLPGLLPTKHAFGKLSAKEIARAIQPFVLRRQKETVLQELPDLIEVNVLNELTNEQKAVYLAQLQQMQARIAGADDAQINRSKIEILSGITRLRQICDTPSLFMDDFRGESGKLNSLKELLLQLKDGEHRVLIFSQFKTMLEHIASQLDDLGMSSYILTGSTSARQRQEMTQAFNAGSRDAFLISLKAGGVGLNLTGADTVILVDLWWNPAVEAQAISRAHRMGQTDKVECYRLITKGTIEEKIQDLQENKKNLVKTVLDGNESRANLTVEDIRDILGVD; from the coding sequence ATGAGTCGTATGATGCCGGGGCGGATTCGCCAAGAAGGAATTGATTTGTACGAGGCGGGTCACTTGACAGTCCTTCGTAGTGAGAAGGGGAAAATGGAACTGGACATTGCTGGTGAACGATTCGTTTATGGAGATGAGGACAGTGATTTACAGTGTAGTTGTCAGTTGTTCCAAAATAAGGGCTACTGTCAACATCTAGCTGCCACGGAATATTTTTTAAAAAATGATGCTTCAGGAAAAAATATGAGCCAATCTCTCAAAGAAGAGGGGAAAAATCATAAAGAAACCGTCCGTCGAACCTATTTTGGTGGTCTATTTTTGGATGAGATTTTGCGTCCAAAACCGGAAATAGGTATCAAATACCGGCTATCAGTTGAGGGAAGTCTCCTTCTTTACGAACGCCAGATTGATTGGACTTTAAAGATTATCCGCTTGCCAGATAAGCGTTCGTATATTATTCGAGACATCGGTGCCTTCCTACGATTGGTTAAAATCAGTGGACAGTACCAAATTGGGAAAAACTATTATGAGCAGATTTTCTATGAGAATTTTGATGAATCCAGTCAGGCAGTTTTGGATTTTCTTTGGACCTTGGTGCCAGAAAAAGCTAGTTTAGACTCTAACATTCTCATCCACTTTGGTCGGCATTTTCGTCTTCCACAGGCTTATTTTGAAGAGGGAGTCGGTTTGCTATGTCAATTGGAAGGTTTTACTTTCACCTACCAGCAACAGACCTATCATTCTTTAATGGTTCTCCCTTTGACGGCGATGGCAGGGCTTTATCATTTTGAAGTGACTGTCCACACTCACATGATTGAGATGGTAATTCATGAGAAACCAATTCGTTCGCTCTTTCAGGGACGTTATCTTCTGATGGATGGTGTGATTTACAGTGTTCATCGCCAACAGGAAACTCTCATTCGCCACCTGTCTGAGCTTGTTCCGACCGAATCAGGCCTAAAGAAAGTCCAAGTAGATTTCCAAGATCAAGATCGTCTGGCACTTAGCTTGCTGGATTTGCAGACAGTCGGAACCGTTAAGGCGCCCAAGCGTTTTATCATACATGACTTTGAACCAGAGTTCCATATTGAAATGGAGAAAAATGGTAGCCTGACCTTACAATTGGTTTTGGATTTTGCAGGTCGTAAGGTAAGAAGTGAGGAAGATTTAGCCCGGCTTCCTTTTGCTAGTCATTTTCAGCATTTGGAATCGATTCATCAAGCTATTAGCCTGGCTGGTTTTCGTGGCAAATACCTTGCCCAGCGACCACCGCTTAGTCAGCAGGAGCTCTATCCGTTTTTCCATCAGCAATTGCCTATTTTACAAAAGATGGGACAGGTGTATCTGGCAGAAGCTGTTCAATCCTTATTGATTGAAGCCAAGCCACAGCTAGAGGTGGTGCGCAACGGTTCGCTCTTGGATATTTCTTTTGATCTATCTGGTATTGAGCAAGCAGAGATTGACCAGGCCATCATAGCTTTATTGAATCAAGAGGATTACTATACCAGCTCAAGCGGTAGAGTTTTGGTTTTCGATGAAGAAACAAAGAAAATCAGTCAAACGTTACTCAATTTACGAGCTCGTTTTGGTCAGCAAGGACAAGTTCAGGTTCACGCCTTGGCTGGCTATCAATTAGCTCAATCTTTATCCGGTTTTGAGCAGGCTAGCTTTTCCAAGGAATTTCAGGAAATGGCGGCCTATTTGGCCAATCCAGATAATTTTCCTCTGCCTGAGTTAGATGTGATAGTTCCTTTGAGAGACTACCAGCAGACAGGTGTCAAGTGGCTTTCCATGCTAGACACTTACGGTTTTGGGGGAATTCTGGCAGATGATATGGGATTAGGAAAGACCCTACAGGCAATCGCCTTTTTGACCAGCCGCCTAACAGAAGACTCCAAGGTTCTGATTTTGGCTCCTTCAAGTTTGATCTACAATTGGCAGGATGAATGCAAGAAGTTTGCACCCAACCTAGATGTGGTAGTTGTTCACGGAACCAAGGAACAACGGGAGGCCTTGATTGCAGCAAAACACCAAATTATGGTCACTTCCTATCCGTCCTTCAGACAGGATGTTTCCCTTTATAAGCAAACACAGTTTGATTACCTGATTTTAGATGAGGCTCAAGTTATGAAAAATGCCCAGTCTAAAATCGCTCAGCTATTGCGGGAATTTGAGGTTGGCAACTGTTTTGCCCTTTCGGGCACACCAATTGAAAACCATCTGACGGAATTATGGTCCATTTTCCAAATTGTTCTACCGGGGTTGTTGCCAACCAAGCACGCCTTTGGTAAATTAAGTGCCAAAGAGATTGCGCGAGCCATTCAGCCTTTTGTCCTTAGACGCCAAAAGGAAACTGTCCTTCAAGAATTGCCAGATTTGATTGAAGTCAATGTCCTCAATGAATTAACGAATGAGCAGAAGGCTGTCTATCTAGCACAACTTCAGCAAATGCAGGCTAGGATAGCGGGGGCAGACGATGCCCAAATCAATCGAAGTAAAATTGAAATCTTATCCGGTATTACTCGTCTGCGGCAAATATGCGACACTCCTAGCCTTTTTATGGATGATTTTCGAGGGGAGAGTGGTAAACTCAACAGCCTAAAAGAGCTCCTACTACAGCTAAAAGATGGAGAACACCGGGTATTGATTTTTTCACAGTTTAAAACTATGTTAGAGCACATTGCGAGTCAGTTGGATGATTTGGGGATGTCATCATATATCTTGACCGGTTCGACATCTGCCCGGCAGCGTCAGGAAATGACACAGGCTTTTAATGCAGGAAGTCGGGATGCTTTCCTAATATCCTTAAAAGCTGGAGGGGTTGGTCTCAATCTAACGGGAGCTGACACCGTTATTCTCGTTGACCTCTGGTGGAATCCAGCGGTTGAAGCACAAGCTATCAGTCGTGCTCATAGGATGGGACAGACGGATAAGGTCGAATGCTATCGCTTAATTACGAAGGGAACAATTGAAGAAAAGATTCAAGATCTGCAAGAGAATAAGAAGAATCTCGTCAAGACGGTTCTTGATGGAAATGAAAGTCGTGCTAATTTGACGGTTGAAGACATTCGAGATATTTTAGGTGTTGATTAG
- a CDS encoding MFS transporter, producing MMNNSIWRILLILLSSAIFRLVHYEATEYKPFGFRYWLSVFSGIWLMGLTLLSYFLVFTGASIMVYNQLERKLVWFFFFFVGVAVGLTFMSWHTIKILIRRTQYYRNMRDGE from the coding sequence ATGATGAACAATTCTATTTGGCGTATTTTACTGATTCTGCTATCATCTGCTATCTTCCGTTTAGTTCATTATGAAGCTACGGAATATAAGCCTTTTGGTTTTCGTTATTGGTTAAGTGTTTTTTCAGGGATCTGGCTTATGGGCTTGACCTTACTTTCCTACTTTCTTGTTTTTACTGGTGCTTCCATCATGGTCTATAATCAGCTTGAACGGAAATTGGTTTGGTTCTTTTTCTTTTTTGTAGGAGTAGCGGTTGGTCTCACGTTTATGAGTTGGCATACCATAAAAATTCTGATAAGACGAACTCAATACTACCGAAACATGAGGGATGGAGAGTGA
- a CDS encoding transposase, which translates to MAKKGSKFTKYPPEFKIQVVEDYLSGKSGGMDSIVKKYGLKSNNQVLTWTRKYHENPQLLHQDLRGAKSTGRPKSTNLDEMTIEEQNAFLRMENAILKTLRTLLHPREESTSIK; encoded by the coding sequence ATGGCTAAAAAAGGAAGTAAATTTACAAAGTATCCACCTGAATTCAAAATACAAGTAGTCGAGGACTATCTTAGTGGGAAAAGTGGTGGTATGGACTCAATTGTAAAAAAGTATGGCTTGAAATCAAACAATCAAGTCCTCACATGGACTAGAAAATATCACGAAAATCCACAATTGCTCCACCAAGATTTAAGAGGTGCTAAATCAACTGGTCGCCCAAAATCAACCAATCTTGATGAAATGACAATAGAGGAACAGAATGCCTTTCTTCGTATGGAGAATGCGATTTTAAAGACCTTAAGGACTCTCCTCCATCCGAGAGAAGAGTCCACCTCTATCAAGTAG
- a CDS encoding IS3 family transposase, which translates to MKDRYSVSALCAYFGFPRSSYYLWLSKGRPVYKRFDANLTQKITTIFHDTQKGYRFISYQLRRHYQLSPNPKTVLRYMRILGHQSPIRKKRYHSCTQREINEKARHVHYNVLARNFKAERPLQKLTTDVSYVYHKQGRMFLSVIKDCYDNSILAYTLSDYNDNQLVFENLDLVFNENWDATHICVLHSDQGFQYTNQLYLRKLDQYGVTISHSGKGNCYDNASCENFFSHLKSESLRLFPPDNRDELSQQIKEYMDWYNYDRPQEKLKGMTPLEFREAYLLNT; encoded by the coding sequence TTGAAAGATCGTTACTCCGTCTCCGCTTTATGTGCCTATTTCGGCTTCCCCAGGTCTTCCTACTACCTTTGGTTGAGCAAGGGGAGGCCGGTCTATAAGCGGTTTGATGCGAACTTAACCCAAAAGATTACAACTATCTTCCATGACACTCAAAAGGGCTATCGCTTCATCTCTTATCAACTGAGAAGACACTATCAACTTTCCCCTAATCCTAAAACTGTCTTGCGCTATATGCGTATTCTTGGTCACCAGTCTCCTATTCGGAAGAAGCGGTATCACTCCTGCACGCAACGAGAGATAAATGAAAAGGCAAGACACGTCCACTACAACGTGCTTGCACGAAACTTTAAAGCAGAACGTCCTCTCCAGAAACTAACAACGGATGTCAGTTATGTTTACCACAAACAGGGAAGGATGTTCCTTAGCGTCATAAAAGATTGTTATGACAACTCTATTCTAGCATATACTCTTTCAGATTATAACGATAATCAGCTCGTTTTTGAAAACTTAGACCTCGTCTTCAATGAAAATTGGGATGCCACACACATTTGTGTCTTGCATTCTGATCAAGGTTTTCAGTACACCAACCAACTTTATCTCAGAAAACTAGACCAGTATGGTGTTACGATTTCCCATTCTGGAAAAGGGAATTGTTATGACAATGCTTCTTGTGAAAATTTCTTTTCCCATCTCAAGAGTGAGTCCTTACGACTCTTTCCTCCTGATAACAGAGATGAACTCAGCCAACAAATTAAAGAATACATGGACTGGTATAACTATGATAGACCACAAGAAAAATTAAAAGGTATGACTCCCTTAGAATTTAGGGAAGCATACCTTCTAAACACCTAA